One region of Intestinimonas massiliensis (ex Afouda et al. 2020) genomic DNA includes:
- a CDS encoding GerMN domain-containing protein, translated as MSKRMLALACALALLLTACNESARPQPSEGAAEIWFAVGTGEDGGPLADGGGAVAPEYRALPDEADPVEERMAALLSGPQSAELRSPFPSGVRLRSWRLEEGVLRLDLSEAYGGLSGVDLTIADYCIVLTLCQVEGVEAVDITVEGETVPYRGRKLMREGDVVLSGGEGEPVTITASLYFLRRSGGLASESREVLVTENDTLATAVMGALMAGPRDQEELYLPLPEGTELLSAAVEAGVCYVNFSRAFTEGAPQSREEAARLLYAVVDTLCSLDQVEAVHLLVEGESLDRYGGVPTRNPLEKDYEMAGEEKPAAASGS; from the coding sequence GTGAGCAAACGGATGCTGGCCCTGGCGTGCGCCCTGGCGCTGCTGCTGACCGCCTGCAACGAGAGCGCCCGGCCCCAGCCCTCCGAGGGGGCGGCGGAGATCTGGTTCGCCGTGGGCACCGGGGAGGACGGCGGCCCGCTGGCGGACGGCGGGGGTGCCGTGGCCCCTGAATACCGCGCCCTGCCCGATGAGGCCGACCCGGTGGAGGAACGGATGGCCGCCCTGCTGTCCGGCCCCCAGTCGGCTGAGCTGCGTTCTCCCTTCCCATCCGGGGTGCGGCTGCGCTCCTGGAGGCTGGAGGAGGGCGTGCTGCGGCTGGACCTGTCGGAGGCCTACGGCGGCCTGTCCGGCGTGGACCTGACCATCGCGGATTACTGCATCGTGCTCACCCTCTGCCAGGTGGAGGGGGTGGAGGCGGTGGACATCACCGTAGAGGGGGAGACGGTCCCCTACCGGGGCCGGAAGCTGATGCGGGAGGGCGACGTGGTCCTCTCCGGCGGCGAGGGAGAGCCGGTGACCATTACGGCCAGCCTCTATTTCCTGCGCCGGTCCGGGGGGCTGGCCAGCGAGTCCCGTGAAGTGCTGGTCACCGAGAACGACACCCTGGCCACCGCCGTCATGGGGGCTCTCATGGCCGGGCCGAGGGACCAGGAGGAGCTCTATCTGCCCCTGCCCGAGGGGACGGAACTGCTCTCCGCCGCCGTGGAGGCGGGGGTGTGCTACGTGAATTTCTCCCGGGCTTTCACCGAGGGCGCGCCCCAGAGCCGGGAGGAGGCCGCCCGCCTGCTCTATGCCGTGGTGGACACCCTGTGCTCGCTGGACCAGGTGGAGGCGGTCCACCTGCTGGTGGAGGGGGAGTCCCTGGACCGTTACGGCGGGGTTCCCACCCGCAATCCCCTGGAAAAAGACTACGAGATGGCAGGGGAGGAGAAGCCCGCCGCTGCATCTGGCTCTTGA